GGGAGTCCCTTGAACTCCGTAGATGCGGGCAAGCTCACCGCGCGCATCCCAAAAGATCGGGAGCGAATATGCGCGTTCCTCCCGGGCGGCGCGGATCACGTCCAGTGCGCTGTCGGTCGAAATCGCGAAGACATTTTCCGGTTTCAAACTTCCGTTCTTCACTAAGCGATCGATGCGTGCCATCTCGGGGCGGCAGGGACCGCACCAGGTCGCCCAGAAGATCAGAAGGCGTTTCCCCTGCGCGGGCAGTTGAACGGCGCGCCCCTCGAGATCCAAAACTTGCGCGGCGGGCGCGAGCGCTTGGCCTTGCGTTTGGAAAGCCCGCTGGATTTGTGGGCCGCGGGTGGAGATGACGAAACCCAGAACCGCGAGCCAGAACAGAGTTTGGAATCCGGGACGGTATTTCATGCGCGCGCCTATTCCGAAAACATTTTCGGCGAAGATTTCGATTTACGGGCGGGGGGCGAGGGAAAAAGCTCGGTCTCGAGTTTCAGCGCTTCGTTGCCGGCCTCGGAGCGCACGCGGTAAGCGGGCTTTTCGGGCGAGGCGTTGCGTTTGATCTTTTTGC
Above is a genomic segment from Pseudobdellovibrionaceae bacterium containing:
- a CDS encoding TlpA family protein disulfide reductase, whose protein sequence is MKYRPGFQTLFWLAVLGFVISTRGPQIQRAFQTQGQALAPAAQVLDLEGRAVQLPAQGKRLLIFWATWCGPCRPEMARIDRLVKNGSLKPENVFAISTDSALDVIRAAREERAYSLPIFWDARGELARIYGVQGTPTIVLLDSDNRVEWMTMGLSPTLELRLAAFFRE
- a CDS encoding DUF2945 domain-containing protein, which gives rise to MPYPKGAKVEWKWLGRAIRGEVLESFAAPVTLEIKGKKIKRNASPEKPAYRVRSEAGNEALKLETELFPSPPARKSKSSPKMFSE